Proteins encoded by one window of Nocardioides euryhalodurans:
- a CDS encoding phage holin family protein: MAPEPVRETDPTIGRLVADASRDLSSLVSQEIQLAKSELKVSVKAGGLGIGLFAAAAFLLVLAVIMLSVAIAYFINWNGEGLDLHWAFLIVFAFYVLVAALLVFLGVRKVKRVRGPERAIQQGREIPRALKGQA, from the coding sequence ATGGCCCCCGAACCCGTCCGGGAGACCGACCCCACCATCGGCCGCCTCGTCGCCGACGCCAGTCGCGACCTGTCGTCGCTGGTCTCCCAGGAGATCCAGCTCGCCAAGTCGGAGCTCAAGGTCAGCGTCAAGGCGGGCGGCCTCGGCATCGGCCTGTTCGCGGCGGCGGCCTTCCTCCTCGTGCTGGCCGTGATCATGCTCTCGGTCGCGATCGCCTACTTCATCAACTGGAACGGCGAGGGGCTCGACCTGCACTGGGCCTTCCTCATCGTCTTCGCCTTCTACGTGCTGGTCGCCGCCCTCCTCGTCTTCCTGGGCGTGCGCAAGGTCAAGAGGGTCCGGGGACCCGAGCGGGCGATCCAGCAGGGCCGGGAGATCCCCCGTGCCCTGAAGGGTCAGGCCTGA
- the nhaA gene encoding Na+/H+ antiporter NhaA, translating into MTDDSPSPSSERSGERATDHGQDAVWRLGPVYSESDRTLARLVARPVREFLRVETAGSVLLLAAAVVALVWANSPWTEAYDSFWHTTITLDIGVLTLEDTLQHWVNDALMVIFFFVVGLEIKYELVHGDLRDPKTAALPIVAAVGGMVVPAGIYAVIVAGGEGASGWGIPMATDIAFAVGVLGLLGRRIPSAARLFLLTLAIVDDIGAILVIAVFYTDDLNLIALAIAIALLGLMLVMRRLRIWSVWAYVVVGVLVWLATFESGVHATLAGVAIGLITPTRPLLEEKVARGYAQKALEDRHLDADELHRLRFLLAESVPVQERLQNRLHPVSSYFVLPVFALANAGVYLGGGVLGQALDSAVALGIAAGLVVGKPVGILLAAFLAVRLGLGRLPENTGWRMVAGLGAVGGIGFTVSLFIAGLSFPGDELLTGEAKVGILGGSLVAALLGVALLLLGGKQPVDAEDETDDAESARADT; encoded by the coding sequence ATGACCGACGATTCCCCGTCCCCCTCCTCCGAACGCTCGGGTGAGCGCGCCACGGACCACGGCCAGGACGCCGTGTGGCGGCTCGGCCCGGTCTACTCGGAGAGCGACCGGACGCTGGCCCGGCTGGTCGCCCGGCCGGTGCGGGAGTTCCTCCGGGTCGAGACGGCGGGCTCGGTGCTGCTGCTGGCCGCGGCCGTCGTCGCCCTGGTGTGGGCGAACTCGCCGTGGACCGAGGCGTACGACTCCTTCTGGCACACCACGATCACGCTCGACATCGGGGTCCTGACCCTGGAGGACACGCTCCAGCACTGGGTCAACGACGCCCTCATGGTGATCTTCTTCTTCGTCGTCGGGCTGGAGATCAAGTACGAGCTCGTCCACGGCGACCTCCGTGACCCCAAGACCGCGGCGCTGCCGATCGTGGCGGCCGTCGGCGGCATGGTCGTCCCCGCGGGCATCTACGCGGTGATCGTCGCCGGGGGCGAGGGCGCCTCCGGCTGGGGGATCCCGATGGCCACGGACATCGCGTTCGCGGTGGGGGTCCTCGGCCTGCTCGGGCGCCGCATCCCGTCGGCGGCCCGGCTCTTCCTGCTGACCCTGGCGATCGTCGACGACATCGGCGCGATCCTGGTGATCGCCGTCTTCTACACCGATGACCTGAACCTCATCGCCCTCGCGATCGCGATCGCGCTGCTGGGGCTGATGCTCGTGATGCGCAGGCTGCGGATCTGGAGCGTGTGGGCCTACGTCGTGGTCGGCGTGCTCGTCTGGCTGGCCACCTTCGAGTCCGGCGTGCACGCGACGCTGGCGGGGGTGGCGATCGGCCTGATCACGCCGACCAGGCCGCTGCTCGAGGAGAAGGTCGCCCGCGGCTACGCCCAGAAGGCGCTCGAGGACCGCCACCTCGACGCCGACGAGCTGCACCGGCTGCGGTTCCTGCTCGCGGAGTCCGTCCCGGTCCAGGAACGGCTCCAGAACCGGCTGCACCCCGTGTCGTCGTACTTCGTGCTGCCGGTGTTCGCGCTCGCCAACGCCGGGGTCTACCTCGGTGGCGGGGTGCTCGGACAGGCGCTGGACTCCGCGGTCGCGCTCGGCATCGCTGCCGGGCTCGTCGTGGGCAAGCCGGTCGGCATCCTGCTCGCCGCCTTCCTCGCCGTCAGGCTCGGTCTGGGCAGGCTGCCGGAGAACACCGGGTGGCGCATGGTCGCCGGGCTCGGAGCGGTGGGCGGCATCGGGTTCACGGTCAGCCTCTTCATCGCCGGGCTGTCCTTCCCCGGCGACGAGCTCCTCACCGGGGAGGCCAAGGTCGGCATCCTCGGTGGCTCGCTGGTCGCGGCGCTGCTCGGCGTTGCCCTGCTGCTGCTCGGCGGCAAGCAGCCTGTCGACGCCGAGGACGAGACCGACGATGCCGAGTCGGCGCGGGCTGACACCTGA
- the acs gene encoding acetate--CoA ligase codes for MSEQTLSNLMNEDRRFEPPADLAADANVREEAYARGDADPEAFWADAAERLDWGRKWDRVLDWDDPPFAKWFVGGTLNAAVNCVDRHVDAGHGDKVAIHFVGEPEDDTRDLTYAQLKDEVCKATNALVELGVAKGDRVAIYMPMIPETVVAMLACARLGAPHTVVFGGFSADALANRVVDCGAEVIITSDGGFRRGAPSALKPAVDEAVGKASEQGQAVRSVLVVRRTGQDVDWDDSRDLWWHDAVDGQSADHEAEMHDSEHPLYVMYTSGTTGKPKGILHTTGGYLVGTSFTHWEVFDLKPETDVYWCTADVGWVTGHSYMAYGPLANGCTQVMYEGTPDSPHKGRWWEIVEKYGVTIFYTAPTAIRTFMKWGDDIPAKFDLSSIRLLGSVGEPINPEAYVWYRENIGAGSVPVVDTWWQTETGQIMISPLPGVTHGKPGSAMKALPGVAADVVDDLGASVPNGSGGYLVLQKPWPAMLRTLWGDDERFKDTYWSRYAEKGFYFAGDGAKKDDDGDIWLLGRVDDVMNVSGHRLSTTEIESALVSHPKVAEAAVVGAADDTTGQAVCAFVILRESALEGGEAAPDELIEELRKHVQKEIGAIAKPRQVMIVPELPKTRSGKIMRRLLKDVAEHREVGDVTTLADSTVMDLIKDKEGSGASDDD; via the coding sequence ATGAGCGAGCAGACCCTGTCCAACCTGATGAACGAGGACCGCCGCTTCGAGCCGCCGGCGGACCTCGCTGCCGACGCCAACGTCCGCGAGGAGGCGTACGCCCGTGGCGACGCCGACCCGGAGGCGTTCTGGGCCGATGCGGCAGAGCGGCTCGACTGGGGCCGGAAGTGGGACCGCGTGCTCGACTGGGACGACCCGCCGTTCGCGAAGTGGTTCGTCGGCGGCACCCTCAACGCCGCGGTCAACTGCGTCGACCGCCACGTCGACGCCGGACACGGCGACAAGGTGGCGATCCACTTCGTCGGCGAGCCGGAGGACGACACCCGCGACCTCACCTACGCACAGCTCAAGGACGAGGTCTGCAAGGCGACCAACGCCCTGGTCGAGCTCGGGGTCGCGAAGGGCGACCGGGTCGCGATCTACATGCCGATGATCCCGGAGACGGTCGTCGCGATGCTGGCCTGCGCCCGTCTGGGCGCCCCCCACACGGTCGTGTTCGGCGGCTTCTCCGCCGACGCCCTCGCCAACCGGGTCGTCGACTGCGGCGCCGAGGTGATCATCACCTCCGACGGCGGCTTCCGCCGCGGCGCTCCCTCGGCCCTCAAGCCCGCCGTCGACGAGGCGGTCGGCAAGGCCTCCGAGCAGGGCCAGGCGGTCCGGTCCGTGCTCGTCGTGCGCCGCACCGGTCAGGACGTCGACTGGGACGACAGCCGTGACTTGTGGTGGCACGACGCCGTCGACGGCCAGTCGGCGGACCACGAGGCGGAGATGCACGACTCCGAGCACCCGCTCTACGTCATGTACACCTCCGGCACCACGGGCAAGCCGAAGGGGATCCTGCACACCACCGGCGGCTACCTCGTCGGCACCTCGTTCACCCACTGGGAGGTCTTCGACCTCAAGCCGGAGACCGACGTCTACTGGTGCACCGCCGACGTCGGCTGGGTGACCGGCCACTCCTACATGGCCTACGGCCCGCTCGCCAACGGCTGCACGCAGGTGATGTACGAGGGCACCCCCGACAGCCCCCACAAGGGCCGCTGGTGGGAGATCGTCGAGAAGTACGGCGTCACCATCTTCTACACGGCCCCCACGGCGATCCGGACGTTCATGAAGTGGGGCGACGACATCCCCGCGAAGTTCGACCTGTCCTCGATCCGCCTGCTCGGCTCGGTCGGCGAGCCGATCAACCCCGAGGCGTACGTCTGGTACCGCGAGAACATCGGGGCGGGCTCGGTCCCGGTCGTCGACACCTGGTGGCAGACGGAGACCGGCCAGATCATGATCAGCCCGCTGCCCGGCGTCACCCACGGCAAGCCCGGCTCGGCGATGAAGGCCCTCCCGGGCGTCGCCGCCGACGTGGTCGACGACCTCGGCGCGTCCGTGCCCAACGGTTCCGGCGGCTACCTCGTGCTCCAGAAGCCGTGGCCGGCGATGCTGCGCACGCTGTGGGGCGACGACGAGAGGTTCAAGGACACGTACTGGTCGCGCTACGCGGAGAAGGGCTTCTACTTCGCCGGCGACGGCGCCAAGAAGGATGACGACGGCGACATCTGGCTCCTCGGTCGGGTCGACGACGTGATGAACGTGTCCGGCCACCGGCTCTCCACGACCGAGATCGAGTCGGCCCTGGTCTCCCACCCCAAGGTCGCCGAGGCCGCCGTCGTGGGTGCCGCCGACGACACCACCGGCCAGGCGGTCTGCGCGTTCGTGATCCTGCGCGAGTCGGCGCTCGAGGGTGGCGAGGCCGCCCCCGACGAGCTGATCGAGGAGCTGCGCAAGCACGTGCAGAAGGAGATCGGCGCGATCGCCAAGCCGCGTCAGGTGATGATCGTCCCCGAGCTGCCGAAGACGCGCTCGGGCAAGATCATGCGCCGGCTGCTCAAGGACGTCGCCGAGCACCGGGAGGTGGGCGACGTGACCACCCTCGCCGACTCCACCGTGATGGACCTGATCAAGGACAAGGAGGGCTCGGGCGCCTCCGACGACGACTGA